A region of Bombilactobacillus folatiphilus DNA encodes the following proteins:
- a CDS encoding ERF family protein, which translates to MIYDIEVFKEDWLVVIHDVTNNSTRVIHNDLKQVKDMFDAKDHKLFVGFNNKHYDDYIILTMLAGGSNKLVKEHNDWIIGGKNPWEFKFIQYRKKPFYSSDLRDDLSINLSLKAIEANLGKSIVETGVPFGIDRALTKAELDLEIKYCSSDVLNTVRLFNERKNYLDAKLTVGKLKDFEPRYALSLTNAKLTAAFLEAKKKNHTDEFDYPINENLKIGKYQEVLDFFKDPISFEQKRLKAKLTKAKSERSKQSIKRQLKELTSMYQTSLDVKVAGVPHTYAWGGLHGAVKNYFVKEDSEHTILTADVSSYYPSLMIQYQYLSRNVPNPKGFEDVYHQRIKAKNSGDKATAGALKLILNTTYGASKNQFNELFDPRQANAICINGQLLLTDLIDKLEDIESFELIQTNTDGIIFRFKNEVADEIESTLEEWEHRTNMNMERTAMKVIAQKDVNNYVMMKGESYIFENGQKVVIDEDHDALKTKGGYVSLFKGGSFENRSLVVLNKALVDYFMNGIDPKETIENDQNVLDFQMVAKTGSTYDRTVQVVNGQDVEVQKVNRVYASKDESNGSLFKLKGNGRRDKISNLPEHCEIDNTNTITLEQIDKEFYIELANKRIADYVGKKGYEVAASKKTVTKAKESDVSELNIYQKITNVRLEFLDEEIKKSGVNRFSEYKYFELEDIVPIANRLLAKYHLTANISFNHEVATLKVVDADSIVRDENHVIKSVDFEEFKSPMVELTAKGMNSIQAMGAVETYQRRYLYFLLLDVVEHDEIDSGNTAAKEEPQAEKSNKVATTKVNKKSASATERKNAKAKITNADGEMTDVQKHSIVKGLKKLRAKDEKYEPFIAKVKTKIKGGLTQKQADKLLEKVGDTVAE; encoded by the coding sequence ATGATTTACGATATTGAAGTGTTTAAAGAAGACTGGTTAGTTGTAATTCATGATGTGACTAATAACTCAACGCGAGTTATCCATAACGACTTAAAGCAAGTCAAAGATATGTTTGATGCTAAGGATCATAAGTTATTCGTTGGATTTAATAACAAACATTATGATGACTACATCATATTGACCATGCTGGCCGGTGGTTCAAATAAGCTTGTAAAAGAGCATAATGATTGGATTATTGGTGGTAAGAATCCGTGGGAATTTAAATTCATTCAGTACCGTAAGAAGCCGTTTTATAGTTCAGATTTGCGAGATGACTTGTCGATTAATTTATCTTTAAAGGCAATTGAAGCTAACCTTGGTAAATCTATTGTGGAAACGGGCGTGCCATTTGGTATTGACCGTGCGTTAACTAAAGCAGAATTAGACTTAGAAATTAAATATTGCTCGTCAGATGTTCTTAATACCGTGCGACTGTTCAACGAACGGAAGAACTACTTAGACGCAAAGTTAACGGTTGGTAAATTGAAGGACTTTGAGCCTAGATATGCCCTCAGTTTAACGAATGCGAAATTAACAGCAGCATTCTTGGAAGCCAAAAAGAAGAACCATACGGATGAATTTGATTATCCAATCAATGAGAACTTGAAGATTGGTAAATATCAAGAAGTGCTGGATTTCTTTAAAGATCCAATTAGTTTTGAACAAAAACGATTAAAAGCTAAGCTAACTAAAGCCAAAAGTGAGAGATCTAAGCAGTCAATTAAACGACAGCTCAAAGAATTAACCAGTATGTATCAGACCAGTTTGGATGTGAAAGTGGCGGGTGTGCCACACACGTACGCTTGGGGTGGATTACATGGGGCTGTTAAGAATTATTTCGTGAAAGAAGATAGTGAACATACGATCTTAACCGCTGATGTGTCTAGCTATTATCCAAGTTTGATGATTCAATATCAATATCTTTCACGTAATGTGCCTAATCCTAAGGGCTTTGAAGATGTTTATCATCAGCGGATTAAAGCGAAAAATAGCGGTGATAAAGCTACGGCGGGAGCATTAAAATTGATTTTAAACACCACATATGGTGCATCCAAGAATCAATTTAATGAATTATTTGACCCACGGCAGGCGAATGCTATTTGTATCAACGGGCAACTATTATTAACTGATTTGATTGACAAACTGGAAGATATTGAGAGCTTCGAACTAATTCAAACGAATACGGATGGGATTATTTTTCGCTTTAAGAATGAAGTTGCTGATGAAATTGAGTCAACTTTAGAAGAATGGGAACACCGTACCAATATGAATATGGAACGCACGGCGATGAAAGTGATAGCCCAGAAAGATGTTAATAATTACGTCATGATGAAAGGCGAATCTTACATTTTTGAGAATGGTCAAAAAGTGGTGATTGATGAAGATCATGATGCACTGAAGACTAAAGGTGGTTATGTTTCGTTGTTCAAAGGTGGCAGTTTTGAAAATCGGTCACTAGTAGTGCTTAACAAAGCTTTGGTGGATTATTTCATGAATGGAATTGATCCCAAAGAAACGATTGAAAATGACCAGAATGTACTAGATTTTCAAATGGTCGCTAAAACTGGTTCTACCTATGATAGAACCGTGCAAGTGGTTAATGGTCAAGATGTTGAAGTCCAGAAAGTCAACCGAGTGTATGCGTCTAAGGATGAGAGCAATGGTTCACTGTTTAAGTTAAAGGGTAACGGTCGGCGAGATAAGATTTCTAACTTACCTGAACATTGTGAAATTGATAATACTAATACCATTACTTTAGAACAAATTGATAAAGAATTTTATATAGAACTAGCTAATAAGCGAATTGCCGATTATGTAGGCAAGAAAGGATACGAAGTGGCAGCGAGTAAAAAGACAGTAACGAAAGCAAAAGAATCAGATGTATCAGAACTAAATATTTACCAAAAAATTACGAATGTGCGTTTGGAGTTTCTGGACGAAGAAATTAAGAAGAGTGGTGTGAATCGGTTTTCGGAGTATAAATATTTCGAACTAGAAGATATTGTACCCATTGCTAATCGTCTGTTGGCTAAATATCATTTAACAGCCAACATCTCATTTAATCATGAGGTTGCAACGCTAAAGGTGGTTGATGCAGACAGCATTGTGCGCGATGAAAATCATGTGATTAAATCAGTGGACTTCGAAGAATTTAAGTCACCAATGGTGGAATTAACTGCTAAAGGCATGAACTCAATTCAAGCCATGGGCGCTGTTGAAACATACCAAAGGCGGTATCTATACTTTCTACTATTGGATGTAGTTGAACATGATGAGATTGATAGCGGAAATACGGCTGCTAAGGAAGAACCCCAAGCTGAAAAATCTAATAAAGTAGCTACTACCAAAGTTAACAAGAAATCCGCTAGTGCAACTGAACGCAAGAATGCCAAAGCCAAAATTACAAACGCCGACGGTGAAATGACTGACGTGCAGAAGCATTCAATTGTGAAAGGTCTGAAGAAGTTACGGGCAAAAGATGAAAAGTATGAGCCATTTATTGCCAAAGTAAAAACTAAGATTAAGGGTGGGTTGACACAAAAACAAGCTGATAAATTACTAGAAAAAGTCGGCGATACGGTGGCGGAATAG
- a CDS encoding helix-turn-helix domain-containing protein, whose amino-acid sequence MNVYNAIKEIAYGKKITIYQIEKDLKFTPSLISKWNTSMPSADRLQNVADYLGVTMQFILDKARKGG is encoded by the coding sequence ATGAATGTTTATAACGCTATTAAAGAAATAGCGTATGGAAAAAAAATTACCATTTATCAAATCGAAAAAGATTTGAAATTTACACCTAGTTTGATTAGTAAATGGAATACTAGTATGCCTAGTGCGGATCGGTTACAGAATGTAGCTGATTATTTAGGAGTAACAATGCAATTTATACTAGATAAAGCTCGGAAGGGGGGCTAA
- a CDS encoding Rha family transcriptional regulator, whose amino-acid sequence MNLVELKNNELVTTSYLIARAFNKQHKNVLRDIDILLTQINSSNLGIASTARFEECYKSSSNTIGINTNRKYRMFYLNRDAFTLVAMSYTTKEALRFKIEYLNEFNRMERQLKNQKMLTASKYQDLEQRLKVSDSLAIDRAKKQYGPYNYQTPERAKWSQIISSTMESKNITLIEIGEALNYSPNYIGCIIHGERKGINRRNNLVKLITEYVLGDE is encoded by the coding sequence GTGAATTTAGTTGAATTGAAAAATAACGAACTGGTAACCACCAGCTATCTAATTGCGAGAGCGTTTAATAAACAGCATAAAAATGTATTACGCGATATTGATATTTTATTAACTCAAATTAACAGCTCAAATTTGGGCATTGCGTCAACGGCGCGGTTTGAAGAGTGTTATAAATCTAGTTCAAATACAATTGGAATTAATACGAACCGTAAATATCGAATGTTTTATTTGAATCGTGATGCCTTCACATTGGTTGCAATGAGTTACACCACTAAAGAAGCATTGCGATTTAAGATTGAATATCTAAATGAATTTAATCGAATGGAGCGGCAGTTAAAGAATCAAAAGATGTTGACCGCTAGTAAATACCAAGATTTGGAGCAGCGTTTAAAAGTTAGTGATTCTCTAGCTATTGATAGAGCGAAAAAGCAATATGGTCCCTATAATTATCAAACGCCCGAGCGTGCTAAATGGTCACAGATTATTAGTTCAACAATGGAGTCTAAGAATATTACGTTGATTGAGATCGGTGAGGCATTGAATTATTCACCAAATTACATTGGTTGCATAATTCACGGTGAAAGGAAAGGGATTAATCGCCGAAATAATTTGGTCAAGCTAATTACTGAATATGTATTGGGAGATGAATAA
- a CDS encoding terminase small subunit, with protein sequence MKKKLTAKQQRFADEYIKTGNATQAALEAGYSKKTAGVIANENLNKPYIKEYIDKQLNLIHSAKIADAKEIQEFLTSVLRGDETETVATAKGLFSNVELGGKDRLKAAELLGKTKSMFTDRKQIDGDLNISIDSDGEYDAND encoded by the coding sequence TTGAAAAAGAAATTAACAGCTAAACAACAACGATTTGCTGATGAATATATTAAAACAGGTAATGCAACACAAGCTGCGCTTGAAGCTGGCTATAGCAAAAAAACAGCAGGAGTTATTGCTAATGAAAACTTAAATAAACCTTACATCAAAGAATATATTGATAAACAACTAAATTTAATTCATTCTGCCAAAATTGCAGATGCTAAAGAAATTCAAGAGTTCTTAACTTCAGTATTGCGCGGAGATGAAACGGAAACGGTGGCGACAGCCAAGGGGCTGTTCTCAAATGTTGAGTTAGGTGGTAAGGATCGGTTGAAAGCTGCTGAATTGTTAGGTAAAACGAAGTCAATGTTCACCGACCGCAAGCAAATTGATGGTGACTTGAATATTAGCATTGATAGTGATGGTGAATATGATGCCAACGATTAA
- a CDS encoding YqaJ viral recombinase family protein: MSNQYHFENNHIVLDTMPKSFKKITATRFAAVMGLNRWTTPFQIWCALTRTWEQPFEDNIYTKAGKIIEPKIREDYLRNKLFWDVDNPDDVIGDGTAGSAFKKTWGDFYHSTKVLGGMWDGLGHDDETGEDYILEIKTTKRAEDWLDGVPEYYKLQAALYTYLSGLDRFYVTGTFLENSDYDHPENFVANSQNTKIYLFSLGEEYPHFKRDYVDKVLAFWNQYVVSGMSPDFDEKKDTEALKALQTVEVTDDDLNTLLEEYDANQMELNSKMVEVQPLIDRQKKLKVAIKGLAVDNFKADSKYESFSSKHFDFNVTKTTRQTVDGKKLKDAGLFDQYSKETESYTLREKVKSED, translated from the coding sequence ATGAGTAATCAATATCATTTTGAAAATAATCATATTGTTTTGGACACAATGCCTAAATCGTTTAAAAAAATTACGGCAACCAGATTTGCGGCAGTTATGGGTTTGAACCGGTGGACAACACCCTTTCAAATTTGGTGCGCATTGACTCGAACTTGGGAACAACCGTTTGAAGATAATATTTACACCAAAGCTGGGAAGATCATTGAACCCAAAATTCGCGAAGATTATTTACGAAACAAACTTTTTTGGGACGTTGACAATCCAGATGATGTCATTGGTGATGGCACAGCAGGTTCGGCGTTTAAGAAGACATGGGGTGACTTTTATCACAGCACCAAAGTATTAGGTGGTATGTGGGATGGCCTTGGTCATGATGATGAAACAGGTGAAGATTATATATTGGAGATTAAGACCACTAAACGAGCAGAAGACTGGCTGGATGGGGTTCCCGAATATTATAAGCTTCAAGCCGCACTTTACACCTATCTTTCAGGGTTAGATCGCTTTTATGTAACGGGTACTTTTCTTGAAAATAGTGATTACGATCATCCTGAAAATTTTGTGGCAAATAGCCAAAACACGAAAATATATTTATTTAGTTTGGGTGAAGAATATCCACATTTCAAACGAGATTACGTTGATAAAGTGCTTGCTTTCTGGAATCAATATGTAGTAAGTGGTATGAGTCCAGATTTTGACGAAAAGAAAGATACGGAAGCACTGAAAGCATTGCAAACTGTTGAGGTAACAGATGATGATTTGAATACACTGTTAGAAGAATATGATGCCAACCAGATGGAACTTAATTCAAAAATGGTTGAAGTTCAGCCTTTAATTGACCGGCAGAAAAAGTTGAAAGTTGCAATCAAAGGACTAGCCGTAGATAACTTTAAAGCCGATTCAAAATATGAAAGCTTTAGTAGCAAACATTTTGACTTTAATGTAACTAAGACTACTAGACAGACGGTAGATGGTAAGAAGCTAAAGGATGCAGGTTTGTTTGATCAGTATAGTAAAGAAACTGAAAGTTACACGTTGCGTGAAAAAGTTAAATCAGAAGATTAA
- a CDS encoding ImmA/IrrE family metallo-endopeptidase, with product MDEVEELVKTWGTTDPFAIINFLDCHLIFENLRQGTLGINVISENEDTVIINECIPSQLKTYVAAHELGHIVSGVSQSTTILREKYFGFNIPGIEAKANRFAFNLLLYDLDYDFESESINLYTVLHYFHLPDNMIRFITPLPIKSGGD from the coding sequence TTGGACGAAGTCGAGGAACTAGTTAAAACTTGGGGAACCACTGATCCATTCGCAATCATCAATTTTTTAGATTGTCACCTGATTTTTGAAAATTTAAGGCAAGGAACGCTAGGAATCAATGTTATTAGTGAAAACGAGGATACGGTAATTATTAATGAATGTATTCCGTCACAATTAAAAACATATGTAGCAGCTCATGAGTTAGGTCACATTGTTAGTGGGGTTAGCCAATCCACCACTATATTGAGAGAAAAATATTTTGGATTTAACATTCCAGGGATTGAAGCTAAAGCCAACCGATTTGCATTTAATTTATTATTGTATGACCTTGATTATGATTTTGAAAGCGAATCCATAAATCTATATACTGTGTTGCATTATTTTCATTTACCCGATAATATGATCAGATTTATTACGCCATTACCAATCAAATCAGGAGGTGATTAA
- a CDS encoding phage/plasmid primase, P4 family: MEFIILNDKKKPAHKWKDPSNTKTAAEVKDFDNYAVVVPKGFIVLDFDSTDDAQLMLNIVDGLELKTRVYQTTRGYHFWFKANEPFKNFVKARLACGLFSDCRSGTNGNKRAYVVLKKDGKKREVLRKVALKDLDEVPAFLKPVSAPSDKFNFKFMSDGDGRNQQLYNYIVFLQGQGLNKDAIRQTIEVINDYVFDEPLPNSELQVILRDESFKAEDEVKKIEPKKVSGFKHNEFGNELIKQYHIVTVNNQLYVYDDNYYQQDDRIIERKMIDMFPAIKQQQRNEVLAYIRIETHRNQADIKINPYVINLNNTRLDVRTGELMDFDYRAIEFDRIPVKFNRDAYDENVDQMLSNVFQGDVEIRALFEEILGYCLIKNNRYRAGFMFVGSGRNGKSTVMDMIKNFLGRRNYSTIGLDKLTDRFATAELEHKLANIGDDINNLPLKETGTIKKIFTGDSIMVERKGERPFELEPYAKMIFSANTIPRSYDKTDGFYSRLMFIPFNAKFSADDADFDPNIEDKLTTDNAMSYLLNLALSGVKRLINTGEFAQPNRVIDMMNDYKTDNSTVLSWADDQEVNLEYVLSKPSADLYSEFTSWCKESGIKSNNITGKKIFNKELIEKFDLDSKQKQRSDRKRYFVVAL, from the coding sequence TTGGAATTTATCATATTAAACGACAAAAAGAAACCCGCACATAAATGGAAAGACCCCAGCAATACGAAAACGGCAGCGGAAGTGAAAGACTTCGACAACTATGCCGTGGTCGTGCCCAAAGGTTTCATCGTTTTGGATTTCGATAGTACTGATGATGCGCAATTAATGCTGAATATTGTTGACGGTTTGGAACTTAAAACGCGTGTTTATCAAACAACTCGTGGATATCATTTCTGGTTCAAAGCAAATGAACCATTTAAAAATTTCGTAAAAGCTAGATTAGCCTGTGGTTTATTTTCGGATTGTCGCAGTGGCACCAATGGTAATAAACGTGCCTATGTTGTTCTCAAAAAAGACGGCAAGAAGCGTGAAGTATTACGAAAAGTAGCGCTGAAAGATCTTGATGAAGTTCCAGCTTTTCTTAAACCAGTGTCAGCGCCTAGTGATAAGTTTAACTTTAAATTTATGTCTGATGGTGACGGGAGAAATCAGCAACTTTATAACTATATTGTTTTCTTGCAAGGCCAGGGATTGAATAAAGATGCTATTAGGCAAACAATTGAAGTAATTAATGATTATGTCTTTGATGAACCATTACCAAATAGTGAGCTACAGGTGATTCTTCGTGATGAATCATTTAAGGCTGAGGATGAAGTTAAAAAAATTGAACCCAAAAAAGTGAGTGGCTTCAAGCACAATGAGTTTGGTAATGAATTAATTAAGCAATACCATATCGTGACGGTTAACAATCAACTTTATGTTTATGATGACAATTATTATCAACAGGATGATCGAATTATTGAGCGCAAAATGATTGATATGTTTCCAGCGATTAAACAACAGCAACGCAATGAAGTTCTGGCTTATATTCGAATCGAAACTCACCGCAACCAAGCGGATATCAAAATTAATCCTTATGTGATTAATTTGAACAACACGAGATTAGATGTCCGCACTGGTGAGTTGATGGACTTTGATTATCGGGCAATTGAATTTGACCGAATACCAGTCAAATTCAATCGTGATGCCTATGATGAGAACGTTGACCAGATGTTAAGTAATGTATTTCAAGGGGATGTAGAAATTAGAGCTTTATTTGAGGAAATTCTTGGGTACTGTTTAATTAAGAACAATCGGTATCGAGCTGGATTTATGTTTGTGGGCAGTGGACGTAACGGCAAGTCGACTGTAATGGACATGATTAAAAATTTCTTGGGTCGACGCAATTATTCAACAATTGGTTTAGATAAACTAACTGATCGATTTGCTACCGCAGAATTGGAACACAAATTGGCAAACATCGGGGATGATATTAATAATCTACCGCTGAAAGAAACCGGGACGATTAAGAAAATATTTACCGGTGATTCGATTATGGTTGAGCGCAAAGGTGAGCGACCTTTTGAATTAGAACCTTATGCCAAGATGATTTTTTCAGCAAATACAATCCCGCGGAGTTACGACAAGACAGATGGATTTTACAGTCGACTGATGTTCATACCCTTTAACGCCAAGTTTAGTGCTGATGATGCTGATTTCGATCCAAATATCGAAGATAAATTAACGACCGATAACGCGATGAGTTATTTATTAAACCTTGCTTTGAGCGGAGTCAAGCGATTGATTAACACTGGTGAGTTTGCACAACCGAATAGAGTAATTGACATGATGAATGACTACAAAACGGATAATTCAACAGTACTAAGTTGGGCTGATGATCAAGAAGTTAATTTGGAATATGTACTCAGCAAACCATCGGCGGATTTATATTCAGAATTCACCAGTTGGTGTAAAGAGTCTGGAATTAAATCAAATAATATTACGGGCAAGAAAATATTCAACAAAGAATTGATTGAGAAATTTGATTTAGATAGTAAGCAAAAACAAAGGTCGGATCGAAAACGATATTTTGTAGTGGCTTTATAG
- a CDS encoding DUF771 domain-containing protein, producing MIAIDEIDQTVQAIDLSGVQIELSPDQIIIPKTEYKDLREAVDNEPVFWTLKQAQEYLGVGRQSLLTIIYNPQIKKELDIEHGGCVKYWSKGSQYYFLRDDFKKYVDKNKKRLLGLLCK from the coding sequence ATGATTGCTATTGATGAAATTGACCAAACAGTTCAAGCAATTGATTTAAGTGGAGTCCAAATTGAGCTTTCGCCTGATCAAATTATCATTCCTAAGACTGAATACAAAGATTTGCGAGAAGCTGTTGACAATGAACCAGTGTTTTGGACGCTTAAACAAGCACAAGAATATTTGGGAGTCGGACGTCAAAGTCTACTGACCATTATTTACAATCCACAAATCAAAAAAGAATTAGATATCGAACACGGGGGCTGTGTTAAATACTGGTCTAAAGGTTCACAATATTATTTTTTGCGTGACGATTTTAAAAAATACGTCGATAAGAATAAAAAACGTTTATTAGGTTTGCTATGCAAATAA
- a CDS encoding DEAD/DEAH box helicase: protein MQIKLYEHQKLALSYLRLNDQFALFMEQGTGKTIPTLVRLLELITVGKAKECLIVAPKSALGAWQRDIELFDVVEQHVLNRHLTLINYDRVWRQSQKSEMDKYWDAIVLDESHFIKNRTSKRAKFLLHLATKSIYRYILTGTPISNGQLENIWSQLTFLKPKVVKGRVNSEIFGSYYDWLDKYALLNQYYQPYRYHNVTELQQIINEHSYRVTKEECLDLPEKLPDEILPIELAEKSYYKELSKDSVISQFEILAENPLSRMLKLRQICSGFVMNDYGDLEFLKTNKLQALNDFLEGFEKKLVIFAEFSYSIDSICQLLAKRKIKYVRLDGSQKNKLIWRDFQSDPSIQVIVVQYQSGATGIDLYAADTTIYYEPTLRSTILEQSRDRTHRTGQLNKCSYIHFITTGTVERQIYQSLANFEDFSEKLFEEYIDHYQKGFYKRKK from the coding sequence ATGCAAATAAAGTTATATGAACACCAAAAGTTAGCATTAAGTTATTTACGTTTGAATGACCAGTTTGCATTGTTTATGGAACAGGGAACAGGTAAAACTATTCCCACATTAGTTAGATTACTGGAATTGATTACCGTTGGCAAAGCTAAGGAGTGTTTGATTGTCGCACCGAAATCGGCACTAGGTGCTTGGCAACGTGATATTGAATTATTTGACGTGGTTGAGCAGCACGTTTTGAATCGACACTTAACTTTGATTAATTACGACCGCGTTTGGCGACAGTCGCAAAAGTCTGAAATGGATAAGTACTGGGATGCAATTGTTCTGGATGAAAGTCACTTTATTAAGAATCGAACATCTAAGCGAGCTAAATTCTTGTTGCACTTGGCCACCAAAAGCATTTACCGCTATATCTTGACCGGAACCCCTATTTCGAATGGTCAATTGGAGAACATTTGGTCGCAATTGACTTTTCTGAAGCCAAAAGTAGTTAAAGGAAGAGTAAATTCAGAAATCTTTGGTAGTTACTATGATTGGTTAGATAAATATGCGTTATTGAATCAGTATTACCAGCCATATCGATATCACAATGTAACGGAGTTACAACAGATTATTAATGAACACTCCTATCGGGTGACGAAAGAAGAATGTTTGGATTTACCTGAGAAGTTGCCTGATGAAATCTTGCCGATTGAATTAGCTGAAAAGTCTTATTACAAAGAATTGTCTAAAGATTCAGTAATTAGTCAATTCGAAATATTGGCTGAGAACCCGTTGAGCCGAATGCTGAAGTTGAGGCAAATTTGTTCAGGATTCGTGATGAATGATTATGGAGATTTGGAATTTCTCAAGACGAATAAACTGCAAGCATTGAATGATTTTCTAGAGGGTTTTGAAAAGAAACTGGTTATCTTTGCCGAATTTAGCTACTCCATTGATTCTATTTGTCAATTGCTGGCTAAGCGCAAGATTAAATATGTTCGTCTTGACGGCAGTCAAAAAAATAAGCTGATTTGGCGGGACTTTCAAAGTGACCCCAGTATTCAAGTAATTGTTGTGCAATACCAAAGTGGTGCCACAGGGATTGACCTTTATGCAGCAGATACAACCATCTATTACGAACCGACTTTACGAAGCACGATTTTAGAGCAAAGTCGTGATCGAACACATCGAACTGGTCAATTAAATAAATGTTCCTATATTCATTTCATCACCACAGGTACCGTGGAGCGCCAAATCTATCAATCGTTAGCTAATTTTGAAGATTTCAGCGAAAAGCTATTTGAAGAATATATTGACCATTATCAGAAAGGTTTTTACAAACGAAAGAAGTGA
- a CDS encoding class I SAM-dependent methyltransferase — protein sequence MSKVLDMCCGGRMFYYQPNHPDVTFCDIRQGTFDLGTYPTNYGQRERTIKVDPDVICDFRDLPFENNSFDLVVFDPPHLISAGKNSWLAKKYGVLNKTWSSDIVQGFNEAMRVLRAGGTLIFKWSDEQIPVTKVLKSIDFKPLFGDKRGKTRWLVFFKSNYPDVQFSNDQMNDS from the coding sequence TTGTCTAAAGTTTTAGATATGTGTTGTGGTGGTCGAATGTTCTATTACCAACCAAATCATCCAGATGTTACTTTTTGCGACATTCGGCAAGGTACTTTTGATTTGGGCACTTATCCAACGAATTATGGCCAACGTGAGCGAACTATCAAAGTAGACCCTGACGTGATATGTGATTTCAGAGACTTACCTTTTGAAAACAATAGCTTTGATTTAGTAGTGTTTGATCCACCTCATTTAATCAGCGCTGGAAAAAACAGTTGGTTGGCCAAGAAATATGGAGTATTAAATAAAACATGGTCAAGTGATATAGTTCAAGGTTTCAACGAAGCTATGCGAGTATTAAGAGCTGGGGGAACATTGATATTTAAGTGGTCTGATGAGCAGATACCCGTGACTAAAGTACTGAAATCAATTGATTTCAAACCGCTATTTGGTGATAAACGTGGTAAGACCAGATGGTTAGTATTTTTTAAATCAAATTATCCCGATGTACAATTCTCAAATGATCAAATGAACGATTCGTAA
- a CDS encoding helix-turn-helix domain-containing protein: protein MNIYQKIKDLAASKNISIAELERKLDLSNGSLYKWTKTSPSIDKVKLVANFFEVSTDYLLGLSNDRYSLSDKEKADVGFRVENILNGIETDDKVSFFGEPMDDEDKAAIKAALQTAVAINKEHAKKKRLNQNK from the coding sequence ATGAACATATACCAAAAAATAAAAGATTTGGCTGCAAGTAAAAATATTAGCATTGCTGAACTAGAAAGAAAATTAGATCTATCGAATGGTTCTTTATATAAATGGACTAAAACATCACCATCTATTGATAAAGTTAAATTAGTGGCTAATTTTTTCGAAGTTTCGACTGATTATCTATTAGGATTATCTAACGACAGATATTCATTATCTGATAAAGAAAAAGCAGATGTTGGTTTTAGAGTTGAAAACATTTTAAATGGTATTGAAACTGATGATAAAGTTAGTTTTTTCGGCGAACCAATGGACGATGAAGACAAAGCCGCTATTAAAGCTGCACTTCAAACTGCTGTAGCAATTAATAAAGAACACGCTAAGAAGAAACGACTAAACCAAAATAAATAA